One genomic region from Bacillus sp. SLBN-46 encodes:
- a CDS encoding isochorismate synthase gives MVTIQETEIMERGLSAVNRAKELGRPILICEVHQMDMVHPLQFFNAGKDRYQGERFFWKDPTNEVILIGIGISKQIQSDQATDRFFLVEKEWKNFLKDSLIFNDFNEIGTGPVMFGGFSFDPYKEKTELWSKFADSLFHIPKYLLSIVHGKAFLTINTVCTPHDDLSLFSKILEERNQLLRSLEQKYKPLPSALVEKREILPEKWKSTVDGVVNELTNGPLKKVVLARELRLVFNDLVEAEDVLNNLYNQQHESFIFAFESNGDCFIGASPERLVKKQGTEVYSTCLAGSISRGKTEEEDRILGDTLLNDQKNLIEHSYVVEMIKEALEESCEEIILPAKPQLMKIRDIQHLYTPVIGKCNRAASLLLLVERLHPTPALGGLPKEAAVEKIRQVEDLDRGFYAAPLGWVDYRQNGEFAVSIRSGLIQGKEASVFAGCGVVADSNAESEFLETRLKFRPMLRALGGQ, from the coding sequence TTGGTTACCATTCAAGAAACGGAAATAATGGAAAGGGGTCTTTCGGCTGTTAATCGTGCGAAAGAACTTGGTCGGCCCATTTTAATTTGTGAAGTTCATCAAATGGACATGGTTCACCCACTACAATTTTTTAATGCAGGAAAAGACCGCTATCAAGGGGAACGTTTTTTCTGGAAGGATCCTACAAATGAGGTCATACTTATTGGGATTGGGATTTCTAAACAAATTCAGTCGGATCAGGCTACTGACCGCTTTTTTCTTGTTGAGAAGGAGTGGAAAAACTTCTTAAAGGATAGCCTTATTTTTAACGACTTTAACGAGATCGGTACTGGTCCTGTCATGTTCGGTGGTTTTTCATTTGACCCTTATAAAGAAAAAACAGAGCTGTGGTCTAAATTTGCGGATTCCTTATTTCATATTCCTAAATACTTATTAAGTATTGTGCATGGAAAGGCCTTTTTGACCATCAACACAGTTTGTACCCCGCATGATGATTTGTCATTATTCAGCAAGATTCTCGAAGAAAGAAATCAACTATTACGTTCCTTAGAACAAAAATATAAACCACTACCTAGTGCATTAGTTGAAAAAAGAGAGATACTACCTGAAAAATGGAAAAGCACTGTTGATGGAGTTGTGAATGAGTTAACAAATGGTCCGTTAAAAAAAGTTGTTCTTGCTCGTGAATTGAGACTTGTTTTTAACGACTTAGTAGAGGCTGAGGATGTACTGAATAATTTGTACAACCAGCAGCATGAAAGCTTTATTTTTGCTTTTGAGTCGAATGGGGATTGCTTTATCGGTGCTTCACCAGAGAGGCTTGTTAAAAAACAAGGGACAGAAGTGTACTCTACATGTCTTGCTGGTTCTATTTCAAGGGGTAAGACCGAAGAGGAAGATCGAATTTTAGGTGACACCTTATTAAACGATCAGAAGAACTTAATCGAGCATAGTTATGTGGTGGAAATGATTAAGGAAGCCCTGGAAGAATCATGTGAAGAAATTATTCTCCCAGCTAAGCCGCAGTTAATGAAGATTAGAGATATTCAACACTTGTACACACCAGTAATAGGAAAATGCAATCGCGCTGCTTCCTTATTGTTATTAGTTGAACGGCTTCATCCTACTCCTGCACTCGGAGGGTTACCGAAAGAGGCGGCAGTTGAAAAAATTAGACAGGTAGAGGATTTAGACCGTGGTTTTTATGCTGCTCCTTTAGGTTGGGTTGATTATAGGCAGAATGGTGAATTTGCAGTTTCGATCCGTTCTGGTCTAATCCAGGGTAAAGAGGCTTCGGTGTTTGCTGGATGTGGTGTGGTTGCAGACTCGAATGCAGAAAGTGAATTTTTAGAGACGAGATTGAAGTTTAGACCCATGCTTCGAGCTCTTGGAGGACAATAA
- the menD gene encoding 2-succinyl-5-enolpyruvyl-6-hydroxy-3-cyclohexene-1-carboxylic-acid synthase has translation MNHQEALTAYIAAFVAELFSSGITDVVVSPGSRSTPMAMVMAEHPDLKVHIHVDERSAAFFALGIAKATNRPVAILCTSGTAAANYFPAIVEARYSRVPLIVLTADRPHELREVGAPQAIDQIHLYGKHVKWFAEMALPENSDEMIRYARTVCARATAIATGAPSGPVHLNFPFREPLIPKLDENLFQLTERPKGYVKVHNGELTIDDEYFKEMAEKLMGKERGIIVCGNLEDSNFADAVTKLSTSLNYPILADPLSQLRSGEHSHENIIETYDTFLRNDDAKTFLKPEVVIRFGAMPISKALTIFLKENHEAEQYVIDGGGGWRDPASLSTEMVFCNETLFCEKLLSFNESNGSSSFLKEWRKINELTKSNMTQIRDITELSEGRLFYQLADLLPEGSTLFVGNSMPIRDLDSFFHNNGKSIKIMANRGANGIDGTVSTALGASLYADSLYLVLGDLTFFHDLNGLIAAKLYNIDIHIILVNNNGGGIFSFLPQSEHPKNFELLFGTPLNIEFEHAVRMFNGNFSKIQNWDQFELEMKKSVHQSGINVYEVATNRGKNRDEHREIWRSVSQEISEFVKGAR, from the coding sequence ATGAATCATCAAGAAGCTTTAACCGCATATATCGCTGCCTTTGTTGCAGAACTATTTTCTTCAGGGATAACAGATGTTGTCGTAAGCCCGGGCTCAAGGTCTACCCCCATGGCGATGGTGATGGCGGAACACCCTGATTTGAAGGTTCATATCCATGTGGATGAGCGCTCAGCGGCTTTTTTTGCCTTAGGAATAGCAAAAGCAACAAACAGACCGGTAGCCATTCTTTGTACCTCGGGCACTGCTGCAGCTAATTATTTTCCAGCTATTGTTGAGGCTCGCTACTCTAGGGTGCCGTTAATTGTGCTGACTGCAGATAGACCTCATGAGTTAAGAGAAGTGGGTGCCCCACAGGCAATTGACCAAATTCATTTATATGGAAAACATGTTAAGTGGTTTGCGGAAATGGCCTTACCAGAGAATAGTGACGAAATGATTCGTTACGCCCGGACAGTCTGTGCTCGCGCAACGGCTATAGCAACAGGGGCACCATCTGGACCAGTCCATTTGAATTTTCCATTTAGGGAACCGCTTATCCCTAAGTTGGATGAAAATCTGTTCCAATTAACAGAGCGGCCAAAAGGATATGTGAAGGTTCATAACGGCGAATTAACTATAGATGATGAGTATTTTAAAGAAATGGCAGAAAAGTTAATGGGAAAAGAGAGAGGCATCATTGTTTGTGGGAATCTCGAAGACTCAAATTTTGCTGATGCTGTGACCAAACTTTCCACCTCGTTAAACTATCCAATATTGGCGGACCCGTTATCTCAATTAAGAAGCGGGGAACATAGTCATGAAAACATAATTGAGACGTATGATACGTTTTTACGAAATGATGATGCCAAAACCTTTCTGAAGCCGGAAGTGGTGATTCGATTCGGGGCAATGCCGATCTCGAAAGCATTAACGATTTTCTTAAAAGAAAATCATGAAGCGGAGCAATATGTAATCGATGGTGGTGGAGGCTGGCGTGACCCTGCATCGTTATCTACTGAAATGGTTTTTTGTAATGAAACTTTATTTTGTGAGAAGTTGCTTAGCTTTAATGAAAGCAATGGATCTTCTTCATTTTTAAAAGAATGGCGTAAGATTAACGAGCTGACGAAATCGAATATGACACAAATACGAGATATCACAGAATTAAGTGAGGGGCGTCTGTTTTACCAATTAGCAGATTTATTGCCGGAAGGTTCAACTCTTTTTGTTGGAAATAGCATGCCGATTCGCGACTTAGACAGTTTCTTTCATAATAATGGTAAATCCATTAAGATCATGGCTAACAGAGGTGCTAACGGAATCGATGGTACTGTGTCCACAGCACTAGGGGCCTCCTTGTATGCTGATTCATTATATCTCGTGTTAGGCGATTTAACCTTTTTCCATGATTTAAATGGTCTTATTGCAGCCAAGCTTTACAATATTGATATCCATATTATCCTAGTGAACAATAATGGGGGCGGAATCTTTTCCTTCCTTCCACAGTCAGAACACCCTAAGAATTTTGAACTATTGTTTGGTACACCGTTAAACATAGAATTTGAGCACGCCGTTCGCATGTTTAATGGAAACTTTTCAAAAATCCAAAATTGGGATCAGTTTGAATTGGAAATGAAAAAATCAGTTCACCAGTCTGGTATTAATGTATACGAGGTGGCAACGAACAGAGGAAAAAATCGTGATGAGCACCGCGAAATTTGGCGTTCTGTTTCCCAGGAAATATCAGAATTTGTCAAAGGAGCTCGTTAA
- the menH gene encoding 2-succinyl-6-hydroxy-2,4-cyclohexadiene-1-carboxylate synthase: protein MDVVVEGLNYHVDVYGNGFPLVCLHGFTGDVTTWTPFVEDWFKRSKLILPDIIGHGKTESPEEIERYHIESAAHDLNKLLDHLEVHQVDLLGYSMGGRLALTFAILFPERVRKLILESASPGLLTETERELRRMKDAELAKFIKDRGIQAFVDYWEEIPLFSTMKSLPKSINESIRSQRLNNSPIGLANSLLGMGTGAQPSWWGRLNELEMDVLLLTGKKDNKFCLLAEKMLKELKNGTWTIFENSGHAIHVEEKEKFGTIVSDFLNT, encoded by the coding sequence ATGGATGTAGTGGTGGAAGGGCTTAACTATCATGTCGATGTTTATGGGAATGGGTTTCCTTTAGTTTGTTTACATGGATTCACGGGAGATGTAACAACCTGGACTCCTTTTGTTGAGGATTGGTTTAAGCGTTCTAAGTTAATCCTTCCTGACATTATTGGACATGGGAAAACGGAGTCCCCTGAAGAAATAGAGCGGTATCATATAGAATCTGCTGCTCATGATTTAAATAAGCTCCTCGATCATCTTGAGGTGCACCAAGTGGATCTTCTTGGTTATTCAATGGGTGGCAGACTTGCCCTTACTTTTGCTATACTCTTTCCTGAAAGAGTTCGTAAGTTGATTTTAGAAAGTGCCTCTCCAGGACTATTAACAGAGACTGAAAGAGAACTTCGCCGAATGAAAGATGCTGAACTTGCAAAGTTTATAAAAGACCGTGGAATTCAAGCATTTGTCGATTACTGGGAGGAGATTCCCTTATTTTCGACCATGAAGAGCTTGCCTAAGTCAATCAATGAATCAATAAGGAGTCAGCGTTTAAACAATTCGCCGATAGGACTTGCCAATAGCTTGTTAGGCATGGGCACTGGGGCACAGCCTTCCTGGTGGGGAAGATTGAATGAACTTGAAATGGATGTCCTGCTGCTTACTGGTAAAAAAGATAATAAGTTTTGTTTACTAGCGGAAAAAATGCTCAAAGAGTTGAAAAACGGAACTTGGACGATTTTTGAAAACAGTGGACATGCAATTCATGTGGAAGAAAAAGAAAAGTTTGGTACAATAGTAAGTGACTTTCTTAATACATAA
- the menB gene encoding 1,4-dihydroxy-2-naphthoyl-CoA synthase, whose product MTVEWIAGRKYDEILYETYNGIAKITINRPHVHNAFTPKTVSELIDAFAFARDDSSIGVIVLTGAGDKAFCSGGDQSVRGHGGYVGEDQIPRLNVLDLQRLIRVIPKPVIAMVKGYAIGGGHVLHVVCDLTIAADNARFGQTGPKVGSFDAGYGSGYLARIIGHKKAREIWYLCRQYNAQEALDMGLVNTVVPLEKVEEETIQWCNEILEKSPTALRFLKAAMNADTDGLAGLQQFAGDATLLYYTTDEAKEGRDSFKEKRKPDFGQFPRFP is encoded by the coding sequence TTGACAGTAGAATGGATTGCAGGACGTAAATATGATGAGATTTTATATGAAACTTATAATGGGATTGCAAAAATCACCATCAACCGTCCTCACGTACATAATGCCTTCACACCGAAAACAGTCTCTGAGTTAATCGATGCGTTTGCATTTGCACGTGATGATTCAAGCATTGGGGTTATTGTATTAACGGGTGCTGGAGATAAGGCATTTTGTTCAGGTGGAGACCAATCGGTTCGTGGACATGGTGGATATGTAGGAGAGGACCAAATTCCACGCTTAAATGTTCTTGATCTTCAACGCTTAATTCGTGTCATTCCTAAGCCAGTCATTGCGATGGTTAAGGGATACGCAATTGGTGGCGGACATGTTCTTCATGTGGTATGTGATTTAACGATTGCTGCTGATAATGCTAGATTTGGACAAACTGGTCCTAAAGTGGGTAGCTTTGATGCTGGATATGGTTCAGGGTATCTTGCAAGAATTATTGGACATAAGAAGGCTCGTGAAATTTGGTACTTATGCCGTCAATACAATGCACAAGAAGCACTTGATATGGGACTTGTAAATACAGTAGTTCCGCTTGAGAAAGTCGAAGAAGAAACCATTCAATGGTGTAATGAAATACTTGAGAAGAGCCCAACTGCCCTTCGTTTCTTGAAGGCAGCGATGAATGCTGATACTGACGGTTTAGCTGGTCTACAGCAGTTCGCTGGTGACGCAACATTACTTTACTATACAACGGATGAAGCAAAAGAAGGCCGTGATTCCTTCAAGGAAAAACGTAAACCTGATTTTGGCCAATTCCCACGTTTTCCTTGA
- a CDS encoding o-succinylbenzoate--CoA ligase — MQYETIPNFIKKRVFLTPDRTAVYFNEQTLTFKELYQRSFKTAGQLQALGVQKDDYLAVLLKNHLDTIVILFALQLLGVKAVILNNRLTPAELVWQLNDSKAAFLLVEDSFSDIEQAIRTEIPSLATMTKSGLFNVEAKTPVIQEEINLSDTCTIMYTSGTTGHPKGVIQTYGNHWWSSVGSALNLGFMDSDCWLCAVPLFHISGFSILMRSVIYGMPIVLHESFDVERTIEDMTTKNVTIMSVVGTMLTRIVDTLQERRLPPLFRCMLLGGGPAPLPLLKACLEKDIPVFQTYGMTESSSQIVTLSPEYSLTKLGSAGKPLFPAQLQIRLEDERMAEVNEAGEIVVKGPNVTPGYLNRPDATEEKVRNGWFYTGDIGYQDEEGFLFVIDRRSDLIISGGENIYPAEIESVLLAHSDVAEAGVTGVEDMKWGQVPVAFIVCREGRELEADVLRQFCLQHLAKYKVPKAFYFTESLPRNAAKKLLRRNLREWLKEGKDI; from the coding sequence ATGCAATACGAGACTATTCCTAACTTCATAAAGAAACGAGTTTTTTTAACGCCGGATCGGACGGCAGTCTATTTTAACGAGCAGACCTTAACCTTTAAAGAACTTTATCAACGTTCCTTTAAGACGGCAGGGCAGCTTCAGGCACTAGGAGTTCAAAAAGATGATTACCTAGCTGTTTTATTAAAAAATCATCTAGACACCATTGTAATCTTGTTTGCCCTTCAGTTGTTAGGGGTAAAAGCAGTTATTTTGAATAACCGTTTAACACCAGCAGAATTAGTATGGCAATTGAATGATTCTAAAGCAGCCTTTCTCCTTGTGGAAGACTCGTTTTCAGATATAGAACAAGCCATAAGAACCGAAATACCATCTCTAGCTACAATGACAAAAAGTGGCTTGTTTAACGTGGAAGCAAAAACTCCGGTAATACAAGAGGAAATCAACTTATCAGATACCTGTACGATCATGTATACTTCAGGAACAACAGGCCATCCAAAAGGGGTTATACAGACCTATGGGAACCACTGGTGGAGTTCGGTCGGATCTGCGTTAAATTTAGGATTTATGGATAGTGATTGCTGGTTATGTGCGGTACCATTGTTCCATATCAGCGGATTCTCCATTTTGATGCGGAGTGTCATCTATGGCATGCCTATTGTATTACATGAAAGCTTTGATGTGGAACGAACGATTGAAGATATGACTACTAAAAATGTCACCATCATGTCTGTGGTAGGAACCATGCTAACCAGGATTGTTGATACACTACAGGAGAGGCGTCTACCTCCTCTTTTTCGCTGTATGCTACTGGGCGGAGGACCTGCACCGTTACCTTTATTGAAAGCATGTTTGGAGAAGGATATACCTGTATTCCAAACATATGGAATGACGGAATCCTCCTCACAAATCGTGACACTTTCCCCCGAATATAGCTTAACTAAGCTTGGTTCGGCAGGTAAGCCTTTGTTCCCTGCACAGCTTCAAATCAGGCTGGAAGATGAACGTATGGCAGAGGTAAATGAAGCTGGTGAAATTGTTGTAAAAGGACCCAATGTTACTCCTGGCTATTTAAATAGACCGGATGCCACAGAAGAGAAAGTACGCAATGGTTGGTTTTATACCGGAGATATTGGCTATCAGGATGAGGAAGGGTTTTTATTTGTAATCGACCGACGTTCTGATTTAATTATTTCAGGGGGAGAAAATATTTACCCAGCTGAAATTGAATCGGTCTTGCTCGCCCATTCGGATGTGGCCGAAGCTGGTGTAACTGGGGTAGAGGATATGAAATGGGGACAGGTACCCGTTGCATTTATAGTATGTAGGGAAGGCAGAGAATTAGAGGCGGATGTGCTCAGACAGTTTTGTTTACAGCACCTAGCAAAATATAAGGTTCCAAAAGCATTTTATTTTACAGAAAGTCTCCCAAGAAATGCTGCAAAAAAATTACTGCGAAGAAATCTCAGAGAATGGCTGAAAGAAGGAAAGGACATATGA
- the menC gene encoding o-succinylbenzoate synthase, with translation MKFASVELFVIQMPLKSPFLTHLSTVDTREGIIVKVTNKEGISGYGEGVAFSSPWYTEETVSTSLHMLTDFLIPILQKHPITHPEDIHTLFRSIRRNHMAKASLEMALWDLYAKIHSKPLSNVLGGTRSQIASGVVVATDSTSKALHQIEQYLDEGYQRIKVKIHPNQDYSFLSEIRRYYPDIPIMADANSAYTLEDIDRLKALDDFNLLMIEQPLAQDDIIEHSLLQKELKTPICLDESIVSFADAKKAIEFGSCKVINIKVGRVGGLYEAKRIHDYCFERDIPVWCGGMIEFGVSRAHNIALASLPGFTIPGDISASSRFWEEDIITPEVVVENGFITVPNQLGIGFNVNEKRLNEILLTKETFQF, from the coding sequence ATGAAGTTTGCGTCAGTTGAACTTTTTGTCATTCAGATGCCCTTAAAATCCCCTTTTTTAACTCATTTAAGTACCGTTGACACTCGAGAGGGAATCATCGTAAAGGTAACAAATAAAGAGGGGATATCAGGGTATGGGGAAGGAGTGGCTTTTTCATCCCCATGGTACACTGAAGAAACAGTTTCAACCAGCTTACATATGTTAACGGATTTTCTCATTCCAATATTGCAAAAACATCCAATTACCCACCCTGAGGATATTCACACCCTTTTTCGTTCTATTAGAAGAAACCATATGGCGAAGGCATCATTAGAAATGGCCTTATGGGACTTATATGCGAAAATTCATTCAAAGCCTTTATCAAACGTCCTTGGCGGGACCCGCTCACAGATTGCCTCAGGTGTGGTAGTAGCAACAGATTCAACTTCAAAAGCATTACATCAAATTGAACAATATCTTGATGAGGGATATCAGCGTATTAAAGTTAAGATTCATCCGAACCAGGATTATTCCTTCCTTTCAGAAATCCGTCGCTATTACCCAGACATCCCCATTATGGCGGATGCCAATTCTGCGTATACATTAGAGGATATTGACCGCTTAAAAGCTCTAGATGATTTTAATCTATTGATGATTGAGCAGCCGCTTGCACAAGATGATATTATAGAACACTCCTTGCTTCAAAAAGAACTGAAGACTCCTATTTGCTTGGATGAAAGCATTGTCAGTTTTGCTGATGCAAAAAAGGCAATCGAGTTCGGCAGCTGTAAGGTGATCAACATCAAAGTGGGACGTGTGGGAGGACTGTATGAGGCCAAACGAATCCATGACTATTGTTTTGAAAGAGATATCCCTGTTTGGTGTGGCGGCATGATTGAATTTGGTGTATCTCGTGCTCACAATATTGCGCTTGCTTCCCTTCCTGGATTCACCATACCAGGAGATATCAGTGCATCGAGCCGTTTTTGGGAGGAAGATATCATCACGCCGGAAGTTGTCGTGGAAAATGGATTTATTACAGTACCGAATCAACTAGGTATTGGTTTTAATGTAAATGAGAAGAGACTTAATGAGATTCTTTTAACCAAAGAGACTTTTCAATTCTAA
- a CDS encoding DUF1540 domain-containing protein encodes MAKDVLCEVNNCSFWAKGNRCSADQIYVVSHTGDTADSNKETDCKTFEPSGLS; translated from the coding sequence ATGGCTAAAGATGTATTATGTGAAGTAAATAACTGTTCGTTTTGGGCGAAGGGAAATAGATGTAGTGCAGATCAAATTTATGTAGTCAGCCATACTGGTGATACAGCTGATAGTAATAAGGAAACGGATTGTAAAACATTTGAACCAAGCGGATTATCGTAA
- a CDS encoding cytochrome d ubiquinol oxidase subunit II: MLDVYLAITVLWGFVFIYAVMATMDFGAGFWSMFYINRRKATATSIANRYLSPTWEVTNTFIVALVVAVYSLFPRGAYTLGTILLVPGSLILLLLSIRSAFLVFSNIAEEYKKPLTYISGISGILIPGLLISVLPITHGNYVDFSGNRQTLDLAGLFTSPNEYAFFGFALTSTLFLSSLLLADYSKASEEFEAYRVYRRDALFIGPISLIMAFLIMFTLKNEAAWIYGKMMKDLPLLYLSLGCFLVGGLGLLLPSQKTKTPGWPRLSVIAVTAQYLVASYVYGKAHLPYIVYPEVTIHSAFTDPNSFRAIFITYIVGFAILFPGFIYFWSLFMNDKRYLRQSKSSIPKK; encoded by the coding sequence ATGTTGGATGTCTATCTTGCGATAACAGTATTATGGGGATTTGTGTTTATCTATGCTGTTATGGCCACAATGGATTTTGGAGCAGGATTTTGGTCGATGTTCTACATTAACCGTAGAAAAGCAACGGCTACAAGCATTGCTAACCGCTACCTATCCCCTACATGGGAGGTAACCAATACGTTTATTGTGGCACTTGTTGTTGCCGTCTACAGTCTTTTTCCGAGGGGTGCCTACACGCTGGGTACAATTTTATTAGTCCCAGGGAGTCTAATCTTATTACTACTGTCCATCCGTAGCGCGTTTCTGGTCTTTTCTAATATAGCCGAGGAATACAAAAAACCACTTACATACATTTCTGGCATATCAGGTATACTCATACCAGGATTACTAATTAGTGTACTCCCCATTACACATGGGAACTATGTGGATTTCTCAGGGAACCGGCAAACCTTAGATTTAGCTGGATTGTTTACGAGCCCCAATGAATATGCTTTTTTCGGATTTGCCCTAACAAGTACTCTATTCCTTTCCTCTCTTCTATTAGCGGACTATTCTAAAGCCTCAGAGGAATTCGAGGCTTACCGTGTCTATCGGAGAGATGCATTGTTTATTGGGCCCATTTCTTTAATAATGGCATTTCTTATTATGTTTACATTAAAAAATGAGGCAGCTTGGATTTATGGAAAAATGATGAAAGACCTTCCACTACTTTACCTATCACTTGGTTGCTTTTTAGTAGGTGGGCTTGGCTTATTGTTGCCATCTCAAAAGACAAAGACACCCGGCTGGCCTCGACTATCTGTTATTGCCGTAACCGCACAATATTTAGTAGCCAGTTATGTGTATGGGAAGGCGCATTTGCCTTATATCGTCTATCCTGAAGTGACAATCCATTCTGCTTTTACAGACCCTAATTCTTTTCGAGCAATTTTTATTACTTATATTGTTGGTTTTGCCATTTTGTTTCCTGGCTTTATTTACTTTTGGAGCTTATTTATGAATGATAAACGCTATTTAAGACAAAGCAAATCAAGCATTCCCAAAAAGTAA
- a CDS encoding cytochrome ubiquinol oxidase subunit I — translation MEDLLIARSLFGTTMGFHIIFATIGVGLPFMILTAELIYQKTKDIEYVVMAKRWTKAFAVLLGVGIPTGTIAGVQLSLLWPGFMEVIGKVMALPFQIEIYAFFIEALFMSIYVYAAERIAPWMRITSLLLVAIGAMGSAVLITNVHAFEGTPAGFSIVNGKIVDVDPWAAFFNPSFFVTAGHVALSAYTTGAFIVATVSAYKMLKADRPSRIYQFHQKALLLSLIVGGLFSLLTALNGHESAQLLHEYQPEKLAAAEGLFETQSHAPLAIGGFTDRETETIKWAIEIPWALSFLAGNSFDTVVKGLHDFPKEHWPPLFVHTLFNGMVGIGSLLILISFLGLAWKRVLKKDHFPKWLMWLYVLSGPLAVLGIEFGWVFACTGRQPWTIYHVLSTKDSVTTATNLGILFILFAIVYAILAFSVLFVLRYYFKKNTVIDDLNRADQKGVPLFSSNS, via the coding sequence ATGGAAGATTTATTAATTGCAAGGAGTCTATTCGGAACAACCATGGGCTTTCATATTATCTTTGCTACTATAGGGGTTGGATTACCGTTTATGATATTGACTGCAGAGCTCATTTATCAAAAAACGAAGGATATCGAGTATGTGGTCATGGCTAAAAGATGGACAAAAGCATTTGCCGTTCTTCTCGGAGTAGGCATTCCTACCGGTACAATCGCCGGGGTACAGTTGTCCTTGCTATGGCCCGGGTTCATGGAAGTGATTGGAAAGGTAATGGCATTACCTTTTCAAATTGAGATTTATGCTTTCTTCATAGAGGCCTTATTTATGTCCATCTATGTCTATGCCGCAGAACGCATTGCACCATGGATGAGAATTACAAGTTTACTCCTCGTTGCCATTGGAGCAATGGGTTCAGCTGTATTGATTACCAATGTCCATGCCTTCGAAGGGACACCTGCTGGTTTTAGTATCGTCAATGGAAAGATTGTAGATGTAGACCCATGGGCAGCTTTCTTTAATCCAAGCTTTTTCGTAACCGCTGGTCATGTAGCACTATCTGCTTATACAACAGGGGCCTTTATTGTAGCCACCGTCTCAGCCTATAAAATGCTAAAAGCAGATCGTCCTTCAAGAATTTATCAATTCCATCAAAAAGCCTTGTTGCTGAGTCTTATTGTAGGCGGTCTATTTTCTTTATTAACTGCTCTTAATGGGCATGAATCTGCCCAACTACTTCATGAATACCAACCAGAGAAGCTAGCAGCTGCTGAAGGGCTATTTGAAACTCAGTCCCACGCTCCACTCGCGATTGGTGGATTTACGGACCGGGAAACAGAGACCATAAAATGGGCGATTGAAATACCATGGGCATTAAGTTTTTTAGCTGGAAATAGTTTTGATACCGTTGTTAAAGGGTTACACGATTTCCCTAAAGAACACTGGCCGCCTCTGTTTGTCCATACGCTGTTTAATGGAATGGTTGGTATCGGTTCCCTACTCATACTGATTTCCTTTCTTGGACTTGCATGGAAACGAGTATTGAAAAAAGATCACTTTCCGAAATGGTTAATGTGGCTCTACGTCCTTTCTGGTCCTTTGGCGGTTTTAGGAATTGAATTCGGTTGGGTCTTTGCCTGCACCGGTAGGCAACCATGGACCATTTATCATGTACTTTCTACGAAGGACTCCGTTACTACGGCAACAAATTTAGGGATATTATTCATCCTGTTTGCAATTGTCTATGCGATTTTAGCCTTTTCAGTTCTTTTTGTCCTTCGGTATTATTTCAAGAAAAATACCGTTATTGATGACCTAAACCGTGCGGACCAAAAAGGAGTACCACTGTTTAGTTCAAATTCATAA